Part of the Streptomyces sp. NBC_01264 genome, CGCAGCCGTGTGAGGACAGGTGGGCCCACACACTGCTCACACGGGACCAGTGCGTACCAACGACAAAGGCCCGGACTCAGTGAGACTGAGTTCGGGCCTTTGTCGTTGGCACTTCAGCTGGTCAGCGTGTTGATCGCGTTGTTCCGGCTGGAGTGCCCCCGGCAGGATTCGAACCTGCGCACACGGCTCCGGAGGCCGTTGCTCTATCCCCTGAGCTACGGGGGCGCTGTCGTTGGTGTTGCGGCGACGGGTTGAACACTACCAGCTTCCGGACGGTGATCAGGAACGGATTCCGGGGGAGGAGGGCGTGCGTCGCTCGGAGGGGGTGGAAGTGGCAAAAACCCGGACGCGGGGGCCGGGGCGGACCTACTCTCGAGTTGTGTCGGGCGCCTCGGGCCGGGTGCTTGTTGTCGACGACAACAAGGTCATCCGGCAGCTGATCAAGGTCAATCTCGAGCTGGAGGGCTTCGAGGTCGTGACCGCGAACGATGGTGCCGAGTGCCTGGACGTCGTGCATCACGTGCTGCCCGATGTGATCACCCTTGATGTGGTCATGCCCCGTCTGGACGGGTTCGGGGCCGCCGCGCAGTTGCGGGCCGATCCGAGGACGCGGCATCTGCCCGTCGCCATCGTGAGTGCCTGTACGCAGAACGAGGTCGAGGCCGGGATCGCCGCCGGTGTGGATGCCTTCCTCGCCAAGCCCTTCGAGCCCGCGGAGCTGGTGCAGGTCGTGCACCGGCTCATCGAGCGCCGCGACCGGAGGGAGCGGAAGGGTGCTCCCGCGGGGAGGGGGAGGGGATGGCCCCCTCCAGGCTTTTCGGCGTAGGCCCCGTTTCGCTCCTCATTTCACATGGCGAAACCCTTCGCGTGACGTGGGGGCTTCTCCCCTAGGCTGGTCACGTGACCCCCGTCGACCTCTCCCGCTCCGTCGTGCGCGCCCTGCGCCGCGCCGTCGAGGACGGGGAGCTGCCCGTCGGTGTGGTCGCACCCGAGCGGGTCGTCGTCGAGCGGACCCGGCCCGGGGGAGTGGGGGACTACGCCTCGCCCGTCGCGTTCGGGGTGGCCAAGGGTGCCGGAGTCGCGCCCCGCGCGGTGGCCGAGGTGCTGGCCTCGCGGCTGGCAGGCCTGCCCGGGATCGAGCGCGTGGAGATCACCGGCGCCGGGTTCCTGAACTTCGTACTCGCCGAGACCTCGGTGGCGGAGTACGTACGGAGCATTCGAGCCGGTGCTGGTGGGGTGGAGTTGTATGGC contains:
- a CDS encoding response regulator; translated protein: MAKTRTRGPGRTYSRVVSGASGRVLVVDDNKVIRQLIKVNLELEGFEVVTANDGAECLDVVHHVLPDVITLDVVMPRLDGFGAAAQLRADPRTRHLPVAIVSACTQNEVEAGIAAGVDAFLAKPFEPAELVQVVHRLIERRDRRERKGAPAGRGRGWPPPGFSA